One genomic region from Leptospira montravelensis encodes:
- a CDS encoding glutamyl-tRNA reductase — protein sequence MWSNLILLHSNDPIKTLDDSGLEIWQTCQRTIAFGDRRLFPLSETERFYKGHEVFHGFEAYRFLLEVVSGLRSKLFGESEIQAQFRDRFREDKVNDSTFALSLLRLRDQILEHTKQIRSKYLTGIGRQTYGSVADSYLQKHKTVTLLGTGKLATSILPYLVSKNKEVRLIGRNQTRMSELQKEFPITTYHWEDYKPINEAIVIASSFLPFNWETMIENSSLILDFREIGFTEPKYQNYIPLSKILGDLQETDEQIQSVKIDLQFFLTELTREREEEQIHIMNGWEDLLV from the coding sequence ATGTGGTCAAACCTGATTCTATTACACTCAAATGATCCCATCAAAACTTTAGACGACTCCGGTCTAGAGATTTGGCAAACATGCCAAAGAACCATTGCGTTTGGAGACCGCAGACTCTTTCCCCTTTCGGAAACTGAAAGATTTTACAAAGGCCATGAAGTGTTTCATGGCTTCGAAGCTTACCGATTTTTATTAGAAGTAGTTTCTGGTTTACGATCCAAATTATTTGGGGAATCAGAAATCCAAGCCCAGTTCCGTGATCGATTCAGAGAAGATAAAGTGAATGATTCTACCTTTGCTCTTTCTCTTTTAAGGCTGAGAGATCAAATTCTAGAACACACAAAACAAATTCGTTCCAAATATTTAACTGGGATTGGTAGACAAACTTACGGTAGTGTCGCAGATTCCTATTTGCAAAAACATAAAACAGTCACCTTACTGGGAACAGGAAAACTTGCCACATCCATTCTTCCTTATCTTGTTTCCAAAAACAAAGAAGTTCGACTCATCGGACGAAACCAAACTAGAATGAGTGAATTACAAAAAGAATTCCCAATTACCACTTACCACTGGGAAGATTACAAACCTATTAACGAAGCGATTGTTATCGCATCTAGTTTTTTACCATTCAACTGGGAAACAATGATCGAAAATTCATCACTGATTTTAGATTTTCGTGAAATAGGTTTTACTGAACCAAAATACCAAAATTATATTCCTCTTTCCAAAATTTTGGGAGATTTGCAAGAAACCGATGAACAAATCCAATCAGTAAAAATAGACTTACAATTCTTTCTTACTGAACTCACTCGGGAAAGGGAGGAAGAACAAATACACATTATGAATGGATGGGAAGATTTACTTGTCTGA
- a CDS encoding bile acid:sodium symporter family protein, with protein MDINAVRLNFNKESVYLINALIGFIMFGIALELKLQDFKHLLRNPKPAFVGLFSQYVLLPLATLLIIWVINPHPGLALGMVLVAACPGGNMSNFFTHLAKGNLALSVSLTTFSSALAFILTPLGFFFWGNLLPVTREYLKSISVSPYEILVSVTLILLIPLVIGILFQKLFPKLTHTVKRAVQRISVLLLGFFIVGALATNWKFFKEYIHLLFGLVFIMNLAGLSLGYYFAKLFRLPPNDRKTVAIETGIQNSSLGLAIVFNFFDGLGGMAMICAWWGIWHLIAGAVIATYWNKIAPKELES; from the coding sequence ATGGATATCAATGCAGTTCGTCTAAATTTCAACAAAGAATCAGTATATTTAATCAATGCACTGATTGGTTTCATTATGTTTGGAATTGCTTTAGAATTAAAACTACAAGACTTCAAACATTTGTTACGTAATCCTAAACCAGCGTTTGTTGGTCTTTTTAGCCAATATGTTCTTTTGCCACTCGCAACGCTTCTCATCATCTGGGTGATAAATCCCCACCCTGGTCTTGCACTGGGTATGGTACTTGTGGCCGCATGTCCAGGCGGGAATATGTCCAATTTTTTCACTCATTTAGCAAAAGGTAATTTAGCACTTTCTGTTAGTCTCACTACCTTTTCTTCTGCTTTGGCATTTATCTTAACGCCACTTGGATTTTTCTTCTGGGGAAATTTACTCCCAGTGACTCGTGAGTATCTAAAATCCATTTCGGTAAGTCCATATGAGATTCTAGTTTCGGTAACATTAATTTTACTCATTCCACTTGTTATAGGAATTCTATTTCAAAAATTGTTTCCGAAACTGACTCATACGGTAAAACGAGCAGTGCAACGGATATCGGTGTTGTTACTTGGTTTTTTTATTGTCGGAGCTCTTGCCACCAATTGGAAATTCTTTAAGGAATACATCCACCTTCTCTTTGGACTTGTTTTTATTATGAATTTAGCAGGGCTTTCTCTTGGATATTACTTTGCCAAACTGTTCCGATTGCCGCCAAACGACAGAAAGACGGTTGCGATTGAAACAGGAATTCAAAATTCAAGTCTTGGACTTGCAATTGTTTTTAATTTTTTTGATGGGCTTGGGGGAATGGCGATGATTTGTGCTTGGTGGGGAATTTGGCACCTGATTGCCGGTGCCGTGATTGCTACTTATTGGAATAAAATTGCCCCGAAGGAATTGGAATCTTAA
- a CDS encoding precorrin-2 dehydrogenase/sirohydrochlorin ferrochelatase family protein translates to MVFKKYPIFLNLENKNILIVGGGNACLEKLYGLEFTGAKLHVISIDFSDDVQIFLNKYPDISAEKRAVKEEDLNHRDIIFLATSDSETNKNFRKIAKEKGIWVNSVDDPKNCDFYSSSTVTVGPVQFAISTDGKFAGVSSTLRKLFEEILPEEDHELMETIFEMRRNLKEILPDQNERRLALKEIIRNLNSKYFHKS, encoded by the coding sequence ATGGTTTTTAAAAAATATCCTATTTTCTTAAACTTAGAAAACAAAAACATTCTCATCGTAGGTGGTGGGAATGCATGTTTGGAAAAACTGTATGGATTAGAGTTTACAGGTGCAAAACTCCATGTAATCTCCATTGACTTTAGCGATGATGTTCAAATTTTTTTAAATAAATACCCTGATATATCCGCTGAAAAACGTGCAGTTAAAGAAGAAGATTTAAATCATCGAGATATTATTTTTTTAGCAACGAGTGATTCCGAAACCAACAAAAACTTTCGTAAAATTGCGAAAGAAAAAGGAATTTGGGTAAACTCAGTGGATGATCCAAAAAATTGCGATTTTTATTCTTCCTCAACTGTAACGGTAGGCCCGGTTCAATTTGCCATATCTACTGATGGAAAATTTGCAGGTGTATCTTCTACACTCCGCAAACTTTTTGAAGAAATTCTACCAGAGGAAGATCATGAACTAATGGAAACTATTTTTGAAATGAGAAGGAACTTAAAAGAAATCCTTCCCGATCAAAATGAAAGAAGACTTGCTCTAAAAGAAATCATTCGAAACTTAAATTCCAAATATTTTCATAAATCCTAA
- the msrB gene encoding peptide-methionine (R)-S-oxide reductase MsrB → MMNEENWKEKLTPLQYQVTREKGTERPFTGEYYEHKEKGIYLCICCGEKLFSSQAKYDSGSGWPSYYEPVKAEAVATEKDQSHGMVRTEIHCKNCGAHLGHVFPDGPKPTGLRYCVNSASLKFEKES, encoded by the coding sequence ATGATGAACGAAGAAAATTGGAAAGAAAAACTCACTCCCTTACAATACCAAGTCACTCGTGAAAAAGGCACCGAACGTCCGTTTACTGGTGAATACTATGAACATAAAGAAAAAGGAATATACTTATGTATTTGTTGTGGTGAAAAATTATTTTCTTCTCAGGCTAAGTATGATTCCGGTAGTGGTTGGCCCAGTTATTACGAACCTGTAAAAGCGGAAGCTGTCGCAACTGAGAAAGACCAAAGTCATGGAATGGTCAGAACAGAAATCCATTGTAAAAACTGTGGAGCACATCTGGGACATGTTTTTCCTGATGGACCTAAACCAACAGGACTCAGGTATTGTGTGAATTCAGCTTCTTTAAAGTTTGAAAAGGAATCTTAA
- the cobA gene encoding uroporphyrinogen-III C-methyltransferase, giving the protein MSSNKTEPGFVSFVSGGPGPIDLLTLRGRGRIESAEVILYDALLDPGFLELFPENAEILYVGKRAKEHARTQDEINSLLVKYVNEGKRVVRLKGGDASIFGRLAEEIQILETHGIAFEVVPGVSSVTTGAADLGISLTVRGISRQIIILDGHTILEDERSWIGMENFFGTIVILMGSKKTKELAERLIQKGIKDSTPVVLAENVGGKKTTYTSSTLADTLLDGIQKQTSGPGILYVGEAVRPLLNRKDKIQKQTIMALLT; this is encoded by the coding sequence ATGTCCTCCAATAAGACAGAACCTGGATTTGTTAGTTTTGTAAGCGGTGGCCCAGGCCCCATCGACCTTTTGACCCTTCGTGGCCGAGGCCGCATCGAATCCGCTGAGGTCATTCTTTACGATGCCCTCCTGGATCCCGGTTTTTTGGAACTTTTTCCAGAAAACGCAGAAATCCTCTATGTGGGAAAACGGGCCAAAGAACATGCCCGCACCCAGGATGAGATCAACTCACTCCTTGTCAAATACGTAAACGAAGGAAAACGAGTGGTTCGTTTGAAAGGGGGAGATGCTTCTATTTTTGGTAGGCTTGCCGAGGAAATCCAAATTTTGGAAACTCATGGTATTGCTTTTGAAGTAGTTCCCGGAGTGAGTTCTGTGACCACAGGTGCCGCTGACTTAGGCATCTCACTGACGGTTCGGGGCATTTCTAGACAGATCATCATCTTAGATGGACATACCATTTTAGAAGACGAACGCAGTTGGATTGGAATGGAAAACTTTTTTGGAACCATTGTCATTCTTATGGGCAGTAAAAAAACAAAAGAACTCGCAGAAAGATTGATCCAAAAAGGAATTAAGGATTCCACTCCAGTTGTCCTTGCAGAAAATGTAGGTGGAAAAAAAACCACATATACATCCTCTACTCTCGCCGATACTTTGTTAGATGGAATTCAAAAACAAACTTCAGGTCCAGGTATTCTTTACGTAGGAGAAGCAGTCCGTCCCCTCCTAAACAGAAAAGATAAAATTCAAAAACAGACAATAATGGCTCTTCTTACTTAA
- a CDS encoding NADPH-dependent assimilatory sulfite reductase hemoprotein subunit, which produces MAEQKKETLAEKVKRLSRGLRGTLADSLKDEHTGSLRSDDQLLLKFHGMYQQDDRDRREERAAKKLERLYSFMIRLRIPGGMIGPVHWEALHNVAGENSTGTIKITTRQTVQLHGILKSKIKPTIKAFDSVFLDSIAACGDVNRNVTCTSNPATSPLHKEVFGYAGEISRSLLPKTRAYYEIWLDENLLAEKEEPEDPLYKDVYLPRKFKIAIAIPPYNDVDLFTNDIGLIAIIENGQLLGFNVAVGGGLGTTHGNPDTYPRVGTVFGFIPKKDILKVVYEIITVQRDFGNREDRKLSRLKYTLDRLGVEFYKREVEKRAGISFEPAKDYQFTQRSDDFGWKQDSAGNWHYTVFVENGRVCDEHGYNLKTALLEVSKTRRATFRFTCNQNLILSDIFPKDKDLIESILVKFGVHRKTAEVSPIRKNSIACVALNTCSLALAEGQRYLPSLIDKIEPILGKHGLTDEPVSIRMTGCPNGCARPYIAEIGLVGTSYGKYNLHLGADAEGYRLNRKYKEDLDETAILSELDGLFGKYAKERNSKESFGDYINRIGILN; this is translated from the coding sequence ATGGCAGAACAAAAAAAAGAAACACTCGCAGAAAAGGTGAAACGCCTCAGCCGTGGACTTAGAGGAACACTGGCTGATAGTTTAAAGGATGAACATACTGGTTCTTTACGTTCCGATGACCAACTCCTACTAAAGTTTCATGGAATGTACCAACAAGATGATAGAGACCGAAGAGAAGAACGCGCAGCTAAAAAATTAGAACGTTTGTATTCCTTTATGATTCGTTTGCGAATTCCTGGTGGGATGATTGGCCCTGTTCATTGGGAAGCCTTACACAACGTTGCTGGTGAAAATTCGACTGGTACAATCAAAATTACCACTCGTCAAACCGTACAATTACATGGAATTTTAAAATCAAAAATCAAACCAACCATCAAAGCCTTTGATTCTGTTTTTTTAGATTCCATTGCAGCTTGTGGGGATGTAAATCGTAACGTTACTTGTACATCAAATCCTGCCACAAGTCCGTTACATAAAGAAGTGTTCGGTTATGCCGGTGAAATCAGTAGATCGCTACTACCCAAAACCAGAGCTTATTACGAGATTTGGCTCGATGAAAATCTTTTGGCAGAAAAAGAAGAACCAGAAGATCCTTTATACAAGGATGTTTATCTTCCACGGAAGTTTAAAATTGCGATTGCAATCCCTCCTTACAACGATGTGGACCTTTTCACAAATGATATAGGCCTCATTGCTATCATTGAAAATGGACAACTGCTTGGTTTTAACGTAGCTGTTGGTGGGGGACTTGGAACCACTCATGGTAATCCAGACACTTATCCTAGAGTGGGAACTGTATTCGGTTTTATTCCTAAAAAAGATATCTTAAAAGTTGTGTATGAAATTATCACTGTCCAAAGAGATTTTGGAAATAGAGAAGATCGAAAACTTTCTCGTTTAAAATATACTTTGGACCGCTTAGGTGTTGAGTTCTACAAACGAGAAGTAGAAAAACGAGCGGGGATCAGTTTTGAACCAGCGAAAGATTATCAATTTACACAAAGATCTGATGATTTCGGATGGAAACAAGACTCAGCAGGTAACTGGCATTATACTGTGTTTGTCGAAAATGGTCGTGTTTGTGATGAACATGGTTATAATTTAAAAACAGCACTATTAGAGGTATCCAAAACTAGAAGGGCTACCTTTCGATTTACTTGTAACCAAAATCTTATTTTATCTGATATTTTTCCTAAAGATAAGGATCTCATAGAATCCATTCTTGTGAAGTTTGGAGTTCATCGTAAAACTGCGGAAGTTTCACCAATCCGTAAAAATTCAATTGCTTGTGTAGCATTAAACACCTGTTCGCTTGCATTGGCTGAGGGACAAAGATACCTACCAAGTTTAATTGATAAAATTGAACCAATTCTTGGAAAACATGGACTAACTGACGAACCAGTATCCATCCGAATGACAGGCTGTCCGAATGGATGTGCAAGACCTTACATTGCAGAGATTGGTCTTGTGGGAACTTCCTATGGGAAATACAATTTACACTTAGGCGCGGATGCGGAAGGATACAGACTCAATCGAAAGTATAAAGAAGATTTAGATGAAACGGCTATTCTTTCGGAACTGGATGGACTTTTTGGTAAATACGCTAAAGAGCGAAATTCCAAAGAGTCGTTTGGAGATTATATCAATCGAATTGGAATCTTAAATTAA
- a CDS encoding diflavin oxidoreductase has protein sequence MLSDEKRNRFLQLLKESTKDEWVWMSGYLSALTQPSLGGSSVDVSITAPVSIDSGTDSLHGNLKAQPLQCSVVYGTETGNSKKLGTELVKKLKELGVSAKLKSTDTYKAKDLKEEEYLFVIVSTHGDGEPPQAAKPFIQILKDTKDSLSKVKFAVLGLGDTSYPLFCQSGEDVDSLLANLGAERIQPLGKCDVDYEIVAKPWMSELISILNAHSKTATTQQAKTSQNQTAKPTSGGKVVYEGSVVTNIVLNDIGASKSTRHIEIKTPVPVDYLPGDSAGFLAYNRDEEINRILSLLKADRETRVTYKGETWMAYDLFRKKVSIRFLPDRVIQKYATLIGKEIPSGKTDLDVLLTLNPSETKWDIQTIVDILEPIVPRYYSIASSPSAHGEDEVHLTVAEVEIETFTGIKTGFCSGFLADLKEGDTVPFFIQRNQSFRLPSPDTDIIMIGPGTGIAPFRSFLFEREQNSGNGKNWLFFGERNFVSDFYYQTELLELMDTGVLHKLNTAFSRDTKQKVYVQDRMGENAAELLKWIENGAVIYLCGSKDPMSKDVDRKLIEILSERTFETGKDASDYLKELEEAGRYIKDVY, from the coding sequence ATGTTATCCGATGAGAAACGCAATCGATTTTTACAATTACTGAAGGAATCTACCAAAGACGAATGGGTTTGGATGTCAGGGTATTTATCCGCATTGACCCAACCGAGCCTTGGGGGGAGCAGTGTGGATGTTTCCATCACAGCTCCTGTGAGTATAGATTCAGGAACGGATTCATTACATGGAAATTTAAAAGCCCAACCACTCCAATGCAGTGTAGTTTACGGAACAGAAACCGGAAATTCCAAAAAACTCGGAACAGAACTTGTAAAAAAATTAAAGGAACTTGGTGTTTCCGCTAAACTCAAAAGTACAGATACATACAAAGCCAAAGACCTAAAAGAAGAAGAGTATTTATTTGTAATTGTGTCCACTCATGGCGACGGCGAACCACCACAAGCGGCAAAACCTTTTATTCAAATATTAAAAGATACAAAAGATTCTTTATCAAAGGTAAAGTTCGCAGTGCTTGGGTTAGGTGATACTAGTTATCCACTTTTTTGTCAATCAGGTGAAGATGTGGATTCTTTGTTAGCAAACCTTGGTGCCGAACGTATCCAACCATTAGGTAAATGTGATGTAGATTATGAAATCGTGGCAAAACCCTGGATGAGTGAACTTATCTCTATACTCAATGCTCATTCCAAAACTGCAACGACACAACAGGCAAAAACTAGTCAAAATCAAACCGCAAAACCAACATCTGGTGGTAAGGTTGTGTATGAAGGCTCTGTTGTCACAAACATTGTTTTAAATGATATAGGTGCTAGTAAATCAACAAGGCATATTGAAATCAAAACACCTGTTCCTGTTGATTATTTACCAGGAGACAGTGCAGGATTTTTAGCTTATAATCGTGATGAAGAAATTAATCGAATATTGTCTCTTTTGAAAGCAGACCGTGAAACTCGCGTTACTTATAAAGGGGAAACATGGATGGCTTATGATTTGTTTCGCAAAAAAGTATCCATTCGTTTTTTGCCAGACAGAGTCATCCAAAAATATGCAACACTGATTGGTAAAGAAATTCCTTCCGGTAAAACAGATTTAGATGTTTTACTCACTCTAAATCCATCGGAAACAAAATGGGACATCCAAACCATTGTAGATATTTTAGAGCCCATCGTTCCTAGATATTATTCCATTGCTTCTAGTCCATCGGCGCATGGGGAAGATGAAGTCCACCTAACTGTGGCAGAAGTAGAGATTGAAACATTTACTGGAATTAAAACTGGTTTTTGTTCAGGGTTTTTAGCAGATTTAAAGGAAGGAGATACAGTTCCTTTTTTCATCCAAAGAAATCAATCGTTTCGTCTCCCAAGTCCCGACACGGATATCATTATGATTGGACCAGGAACTGGAATTGCGCCTTTTCGAAGTTTTCTATTCGAAAGGGAACAAAATTCGGGGAACGGAAAAAATTGGTTATTTTTTGGAGAACGAAACTTTGTCTCTGATTTTTATTACCAAACTGAACTTTTGGAACTTATGGACACGGGCGTCTTACATAAGTTAAATACTGCTTTTTCTAGAGACACAAAACAGAAAGTATATGTGCAAGATCGTATGGGTGAAAATGCGGCAGAACTTCTGAAGTGGATAGAGAATGGGGCAGTTATTTATCTTTGTGGGTCAAAAGATCCAATGAGTAAGGATGTAGACCGCAAACTCATTGAAATTTTATCGGAAAGAACATTTGAAACTGGTAAAGATGCTTCTGATTATCTAAAAGAATTGGAAGAAGCCGGTCGTTATATTAAAGACGTTTACTGA
- a CDS encoding LEPBI_I1174 family sigma 54-regulated protein codes for MIKYQIAILFIISFGLHANPILDEPAEDILRAVRLSRIPTVINSLEERAIQKMESNDLLSAREDLKKAIQLKHAIGMKESEGNASLLLQISKLESRLGNRCEANQYSHLAKRIALRIGVNLGAVALERANLSETRKPDGCIEVSWLKE; via the coding sequence ATGATCAAATACCAAATTGCTATACTTTTCATCATTTCTTTTGGTTTGCATGCAAATCCCATTTTAGATGAACCAGCAGAGGATATCCTTAGGGCGGTTCGTTTGTCTCGCATTCCCACTGTCATCAACAGTTTAGAAGAAAGGGCCATTCAAAAAATGGAATCCAACGATTTACTTTCGGCAAGGGAAGATTTAAAAAAAGCCATCCAATTAAAACATGCCATTGGTATGAAAGAATCGGAAGGAAACGCAAGCCTTCTATTACAAATCTCTAAATTAGAATCACGTCTTGGGAATCGTTGTGAAGCCAACCAATATTCGCATCTAGCCAAAAGGATTGCCCTTCGTATTGGAGTTAATTTGGGAGCGGTAGCACTCGAACGCGCAAACCTATCCGAAACAAGAAAACCCGACGGATGTATTGAAGTATCTTGGTTAAAAGAATAA
- the hemC gene encoding hydroxymethylbilane synthase: MSELIKVGGRSSLLSRIQIFSVIKALQEKNKTKNFQPVFRESAGDKDLKTPLWQFAGQGIFTKDLQEDLLNHKVDIVIHSWKDMDLKDRKDTILIPILPREDVRDVLLFKRNKWISAPTDITILTSSPRREHHIKDFIKTFFPTPINTFDIKIESVRGNIQTRLRKYLEHENGGILVAKAALDRILGFKDEENLIPELHAIKKLISETINLSLFMVLPSSIFPSAPAQGALCAEIRKEDKELESILREITNKEAELTANEERKILSKYGGGCHQKIGVSVLTRDYGKITFVKGETENGQTLFSKELSGAPDLSFDKSEVWPPNAKMAARQRERLTYSLPKDVDVFVSRGYAFPLDLSVNPTNQILWSAGLSTWKDLALRGFWVNGTCDGLGESEPPMIDLLLGRETNFVKLTHVDSDKNNSIYPVIPTYFVSAPEIPVPFDTSKIKAAYWRSGSEFDIVTKRFPELLDVIHFVGPGSTFKKIKQTIGEEASNQRVFVSLSFDSWVERYIKQ, encoded by the coding sequence TTGTCTGAACTGATTAAAGTCGGAGGAAGATCCTCCCTACTCTCTCGAATTCAAATTTTTTCTGTCATCAAAGCTCTCCAGGAAAAAAACAAAACTAAAAACTTCCAACCAGTATTTCGGGAATCTGCCGGTGATAAGGATCTAAAAACTCCACTTTGGCAATTTGCAGGACAAGGAATTTTTACAAAAGATCTTCAAGAAGATTTATTAAATCATAAAGTTGATATTGTCATCCATTCTTGGAAAGATATGGATCTAAAAGACAGAAAAGACACCATTCTTATACCGATTCTTCCTAGAGAAGATGTAAGAGATGTTTTATTATTTAAAAGAAATAAATGGATTTCGGCTCCAACAGATATCACAATTCTTACTTCTTCCCCTAGAAGAGAACATCATATAAAAGATTTTATTAAAACTTTTTTTCCGACACCTATCAATACCTTTGATATTAAAATAGAATCTGTCAGAGGAAATATACAAACAAGACTAAGAAAGTATTTAGAACATGAAAACGGCGGTATCTTAGTCGCAAAAGCTGCCTTAGATCGAATTCTTGGATTTAAAGATGAAGAAAACTTAATTCCAGAATTACATGCAATTAAAAAACTAATCAGCGAAACAATCAATCTTTCGTTGTTTATGGTTTTACCATCTTCGATTTTTCCAAGTGCACCTGCCCAAGGTGCTCTTTGTGCAGAGATACGAAAAGAAGACAAAGAATTAGAATCCATTCTTAGAGAAATCACAAACAAAGAAGCAGAACTCACTGCAAATGAAGAAAGAAAAATATTATCCAAATATGGCGGTGGTTGCCATCAGAAAATTGGAGTTTCTGTTTTAACAAGAGATTACGGAAAAATAACTTTTGTTAAAGGAGAGACCGAAAACGGACAAACTTTATTTTCTAAGGAGTTGTCTGGCGCTCCCGATTTGAGTTTCGATAAATCCGAAGTTTGGCCTCCCAATGCTAAAATGGCGGCAAGACAAAGAGAAAGGCTGACCTATTCTCTTCCCAAGGATGTAGACGTATTTGTTTCTAGAGGTTATGCTTTCCCACTCGATTTATCAGTAAACCCAACCAACCAAATCCTTTGGTCTGCAGGTCTTTCTACATGGAAAGATTTAGCACTTCGTGGATTTTGGGTCAATGGCACCTGTGATGGATTAGGTGAAAGTGAACCACCCATGATTGATTTACTTCTCGGAAGAGAAACCAATTTTGTGAAACTTACACATGTGGATTCAGATAAAAACAATAGTATCTATCCAGTCATTCCAACTTATTTTGTTTCGGCACCAGAAATCCCTGTTCCCTTTGATACTTCTAAAATTAAAGCAGCATATTGGCGCAGTGGATCCGAGTTTGATATAGTTACCAAACGGTTCCCGGAACTCCTGGATGTAATTCATTTTGTGGGGCCTGGATCCACATTCAAAAAAATCAAACAGACAATAGGCGAAGAAGCTTCGAATCAAAGAGTATTCGTGTCATTGTCTTTTGATTCTTGGGTAGAAAGGTATATAAAACAATGA
- a CDS encoding LBF_1134 family protein: MKLIPPTLIFCLLFCACAGGNIKIKIRPDLSGDLVLYQKKITKKPSGMFFGSGLVPVGELEISIKERAYKFSHYTHILPPGFRFIEFTEDKTQEIQLVVDTSQSSPLLKALEINKTEIDTILNEAKQRDDLLRFNTLVEFIQFEIQFPFPIKKVKFAEPRTPGEWTVRLDSSDKMVVNIPLHSVWANEHQLTTVQVFPDSD; the protein is encoded by the coding sequence ATGAAACTGATACCACCAACCTTAATTTTCTGCCTATTGTTTTGTGCCTGTGCCGGTGGGAATATTAAAATAAAGATTCGACCAGATCTTTCTGGAGATTTGGTTTTATACCAAAAAAAAATAACCAAAAAACCTTCTGGAATGTTTTTTGGTTCAGGCCTTGTGCCTGTCGGGGAATTAGAAATTTCTATTAAAGAAAGAGCTTACAAGTTTTCCCATTATACTCATATCCTTCCGCCGGGTTTTCGTTTCATTGAATTTACAGAAGACAAAACCCAGGAAATCCAATTGGTCGTGGATACAAGCCAATCCTCGCCCTTACTCAAAGCATTGGAAATTAACAAAACAGAAATTGATACTATTTTGAATGAAGCAAAACAAAGAGATGATTTATTACGTTTTAATACTTTAGTTGAATTCATTCAGTTTGAAATCCAGTTTCCCTTTCCTATAAAAAAAGTAAAATTTGCCGAACCTAGAACTCCAGGTGAATGGACAGTTAGGTTGGATAGCTCAGATAAAATGGTTGTGAATATTCCTTTACACTCTGTGTGGGCAAATGAACACCAGTTAACAACAGTTCAGGTTTTTCCAGATTCGGATTAG
- the hemB gene encoding porphobilinogen synthase encodes MKKQTLRLRSNQYLRNLGETGSLNVNKMIQPLFLAEGIEEKEPIKGLPGVFRDTDKSILHQIESDLKAGVSQFLLFMVPKDKSDTSFPKDFYQSNISVIKKKFPDMFLWLDTCICSVTTTGHCCHFHKSGSIDLELTLKRLSDLALIYADAGADGIAPSDMMDGRVGSHRKILDTNGHSMVPIMSYSTKFKSNFYGPFRGAADSSPQFGDRSGYQLDVRDRDTAIHTSLRDKEEGADLLMVKPGMTAIDLIGPIKEKTGLPTGAYQVSGEYASLVYLAKEGFLNFEEGLRETWDVFRRAGSSYLITYGARIAQRIYS; translated from the coding sequence ATGAAAAAACAAACACTAAGATTACGTTCCAACCAATATTTAAGAAATTTAGGTGAAACAGGGTCACTCAATGTAAATAAAATGATCCAACCACTTTTTCTTGCTGAAGGCATTGAGGAAAAAGAACCAATCAAAGGTTTACCTGGAGTTTTTCGTGATACAGATAAGTCAATTCTCCACCAAATTGAATCTGATTTAAAAGCTGGTGTATCTCAATTTTTATTATTTATGGTTCCGAAAGACAAATCGGATACAAGTTTTCCAAAGGACTTTTACCAATCCAACATTAGTGTGATTAAAAAGAAATTCCCCGACATGTTTTTGTGGCTCGATACCTGTATTTGTTCGGTAACAACTACAGGACATTGTTGCCATTTTCACAAATCAGGAAGTATTGATCTTGAATTAACGCTAAAACGATTGTCTGATTTGGCACTGATTTATGCGGATGCTGGGGCAGATGGAATTGCACCTAGCGATATGATGGATGGTCGAGTTGGTTCTCACAGAAAAATTCTAGATACTAACGGGCATTCAATGGTCCCTATCATGAGTTATTCGACAAAATTCAAAAGTAATTTTTATGGACCATTTCGAGGAGCGGCAGATTCCTCACCACAATTTGGTGATCGGAGTGGATACCAACTTGATGTAAGGGATCGTGATACAGCCATCCACACATCTCTTAGGGATAAAGAGGAAGGTGCTGACTTACTTATGGTAAAACCTGGAATGACTGCGATTGACCTCATTGGACCTATCAAAGAAAAAACAGGACTTCCTACTGGTGCTTACCAAGTCAGTGGAGAATATGCAAGTCTTGTGTATTTAGCTAAGGAAGGTTTTTTAAATTTCGAAGAAGGATTAAGAGAAACTTGGGATGTCTTTAGAAGAGCTGGGTCTTCTTATTTAATTACATATGGTGCAAGAATTGCACAAAGGATTTATTCATGA